The following are from one region of the Melitaea cinxia chromosome 7, ilMelCinx1.1, whole genome shotgun sequence genome:
- the LOC123655134 gene encoding RYamide receptor-like: MHHTDNATAGNILPVYDCLLVDCENNGSKFSNESEFNITSPHEFVCDLEPQPENYLSTCIFQTCVYITYGIIFVIALLGNGLVCFVVQSSPRMKTVTNFFIMNLAVGDILMTLLCVPFSFVSMLILRYWPFGGFMCKLVNYSQAVSVLVSAYTLLAISVDRYFVITRPLKPRMGKTAAKLVMCCVWCGALATAAPIIVVSQLEKPSLWHQVCELDVCSEKWAYPEQSEKYTYALLILQFALPLTALVCSYGRITYVVWGVRPPGEAESVRDLRIQHSKRKMVKMMITVVAVFIVCWLPLNIFILLWTAHEDDEEWGRWPGMPYVWFVSHCLAMSHSCYNPIIYCYMNVRYRSGFIQVIGKILRLKNDAGSRSCHRSSECERVPLSDLMGTNRFSTKQSISRCKCRISREGLSSDDLSRKCASCTSLRHISSTLTRPSPPARALSVRSHFD; the protein is encoded by the exons ATGCATCATACAGACAACGCTACGGCTGGGAATATTTTACCTGTTTACGACTGTTTGCTGGTTGACTGTGAAAATAATGGTTCTAAGTTTTCTAATGAAAGTGAATTTAATATTACGTCGCCGCATGAATTCGTTTGCGATTTAGAACCACAGCCGGAAAATTATTTGTCTACATGTATTTTCCAAACATGTGTTTACATTACATACggtattatatttgtaatagcTCTTTTAGGAAATGGATTAGTATGTTTCGTGGTACAATCGTCTCCACGCATGAAGACAGTAACGAATTTTTTCATAATGAACTTAGCAGTGGGTGACATACTAATGACTTTGTTATGTGTACCATTTTCATTTGTGTCAATGCTCATCTTGCGTTACTGGCCGTTTGGTGGTTTCATGTGTAAACTAGTTAATTATTCACAGGCAGTGTCAGTGTTAGTGAGTGCGTATACACTTCTAGCTATATCGGTTGATAGGTACTTTGTGATAACACGACCTTTAAAACCAAGAATGGGAAAAACTGCAGCTAAACTTGTCATGTGCTGTGTATGGTGCGGCGCATTAGCAACGGCCGCGCCTATTATAGTTGTATCTCAACTTGAGAAGCCGTCTTTGTGGCATCAAGTATGTGAATT gGACGTTTGCAGCGAGAAATGGGCTTACCCGGAACAGAGTGAAAAGTACACTTACGCATTGCTTATCCTGCAATTTGCATTGCCACTCACAGCTCTCGTGTGCTCGTATGGTCGTATTACGTATGTAGTGTGGGGCGTTCGGCCACCCGGTGAAGCGGAGAGCGTACGAGACTTACGGATACAACATTCAAAACGCAAG aTGGTCAAAATGATGATAACCGTAGTAGCGGTATTTATAGTTTGCTGGCTCCCTCTCAATATTTTTATC CTATTGTGGACGGCGCATGAGGATGACGAAGAGTGGGGAAGATGGCCTGGCATGCCATACGTGTGGTTCGTAAGTCACTGTCTGGCCATGTCGCACTCCTGCTACAACCccattatttattgttacatgAATGTGCGCTATCGCAGCGGGTTTATACAG GTCATCGGGAAAATTTTGCGTTTGAAAAATGATGCAGGCAGCCGTTCGTGTCATCGATCAAGTGAATGTGAGAGAGTACCTCTTTCAG atttgATGGGTACCAATAGATTTTCGACAAAGCAAAGTATTTCCAGGTGCAAATGTAGAATCTCTAGAGAGGGTCTGAGTAGTGACGACTTAAGTAGGAAATGTGCGTCGTGCACCTCGCTACGACACATATCTTCAACACTCACTAGACCTTCACCACCAGCGCGGGCTCTGTCCGTTCGGTCACACTTTGACTAA